From a single Nymphaea colorata isolate Beijing-Zhang1983 chromosome 4, ASM883128v2, whole genome shotgun sequence genomic region:
- the LOC116252505 gene encoding protein RADIALIS-like 4, with product MASSSLSSSSWTQKQNKSFERALAVLDKDTPDRWKNVAAMVGGKTPEEVKRHYDLLMDDLRRIESGQWPGPSYRSSSATNSSSRSRNSGSTDDDHRLLMHLKLQRQ from the exons ATGGCTTCCAGTTCTCTGAGTTCATCCTCATGGACACAAAAGCAGAACAAATCTTTCGAGAGGGCACTTGCGGTGTTAGATAAAGATACACCGGACCGGTGGAAGAATGTGGCAGCCATGGTTGGAGGGAAGACACCCGAGGAGGTGAAGCGTCATTACGACCTACTAATGGATGATTTAAGGCGTATTGAATCGGGTCAGTGGCCAGGCCCAAGCTACAGGTCCTCCTCTGCTACCAACAGCAGTAGCAGGTCGAGGAACTCTGGCTCAACAGATGATGATCACAG GCTTCTTATGCATCTGAAATTGCAGCGACAATGA
- the LOC116252364 gene encoding cellulose synthase A catalytic subunit 6 [UDP-forming]-like: MHNEGKELSGQICQICGDGIEKTVDGEPFVACNECAFPVCRTCYEYERREGTQACLQCRTRYKRHKGSPRVEGDEEEDDVDDLENEFGFTYLEIYF, translated from the exons ATG CATAATGAAGGGAAAGAATTGAGTGGGCAAATATGTCAGATTTGTGGTGATGGGATTGAGAAAACAGTGGATGGAGAGCCTTTTGTGGCCTGTAATGAATGTGCCTTCCCCGTCTGTAGGACTTGCTATGAGTATGAAAGGAGAGAGGGCACTCAGGCGTGCCTGCAGTGCAGGACTAGATACAAACGTCATAAGG GCAGCCCTAGAGTTGAAGGGGATGAGGAGGAAGATGATGTTGATGATTTGGAGAATGAATTTGGTTTTACatatctggaaatatatttctga